Proteins encoded together in one Venturia canescens isolate UGA chromosome 10, ASM1945775v1, whole genome shotgun sequence window:
- the LOC122417073 gene encoding uncharacterized RNA-binding protein C3H8.09c isoform X1, which yields MGPLASSLFNICNANHNIRKKKMKISKVGNQTNSQDPQAVNSRVFVGNLNTFQCSKTDVERMFQRYGRLAGISMHKGYAFVQFTNPFDARSACLGEDGRTVLSQVLDVNMVAEPKPHQTGRKRQNMTKTGNDWDYYYDSYYASTAFPPRLAPPLKRQRLMQPARSQQPKQQKPQPVINNTSVPDLSQLKVYSNPDILICGNCREIYTDLGELLEHKRNYCKVRFTCKCHSINDALPKDSTTALLCVLCKDSFPSAWELMVHAQAAHMINIYELGSRSQNLRRTQSPLRSPNQAITETTPSHRDLQGNKTLDGDDRGDDDDLDGHELIPSPDSGKSTDNEGLQSPIKIATDINESDHEDCDELMDLENNTRAGIIHALSNNSSLECNIPESPRRSEDSMLPMTNGGSLTAQD from the exons AAAATGAAGATAAGCAAAGTGGGGAACCAGACGAATTCGCAAGATCCACAGGCGGTGAATTCGCGCGTGTTCGTTGGAAATCTTAACACTTTTCAATGCAGTAAGACCGACGTGGAGAGGATGTTTCAGCGTTACGGGCGACTTGCCG GAATATCGATGCACAAAGGCTATGCCTTCGTCCAATTCACAAACCCATTCGATGCACGGAGTGCGTGTCTCGGAGAAGATGGGCGGACGGTCCTCAGTCAAGTTTTGG ATGTTAACATGGTCGCGGAACCAAAGCCACATCAAACTGGAAGGAAACGACAGAACATGACGAAGACCGGAAACGATTG GGACTACTACTACGACAG TTATTACGCATCGACAGCGTTCCCACCGCGATTAGCACCGCCCTTAAAGAGACAACGGTTGATGCAACCGGCGAGATCGCAACAACCGAAACAGCAGAAACCGCAGCCCGTTATCAACAACACGAGTGTCCCTGATCTGAGCCAACTCAAAGTTTACA GCAATCCGGATATTCTGATTTGCGGCAACTGCAGAGAAATATACACGGACTTGGGCGAATTACTCGAACACAAAAGAAATTATTGCAAAGTTCGATTCACTTGTAAATGCCACTCGATCAACGATGCTTTACCAA AAGACTCGACGACAGCACTTTTGTGTGTACTCTGCAAGGATTCGTTTCCCTCCGCTTGGGAACTGATGGTCCATGCACAGGCTGCACATAtgataaatatatacgaaCTGGGAAGTCGATCGCAAAACCTCAGAAGGACACAGAGTCCACTCCGGAGCCCGAATCAGGCGATCACAGAAACAACGCCTTCCCATCGCGATTTGCAG GGGAACAAGACACTGGACGGTGACGATCGCGGAGACGACGACGATTTGGATGGCCACGAGCTTATACCATCTCCGGATAGTGGAAAATCAACCGACAACGAGGGGCTTCAGTCGCCAATAAAAATCGCCACCGATATCAACGAATCCGATCACGAAGACTGTGACGAATTGATGGATTTGGAAAATAATACTCGAGCTGGTATAATCCATGCCCTGAGCAAC aATTCTTCCTTGGAATGTAACATCCCGGAAAGTCCTCGAAGAAGCGAAGATTCGATGTTACCAATGACCAACGGTGGATCCCTGACCGCCCAAGATTAA
- the LOC122417073 gene encoding uncharacterized RNA-binding protein C3H8.09c isoform X2 translates to MKISKVGNQTNSQDPQAVNSRVFVGNLNTFQCSKTDVERMFQRYGRLAGISMHKGYAFVQFTNPFDARSACLGEDGRTVLSQVLDVNMVAEPKPHQTGRKRQNMTKTGNDWDYYYDSYYASTAFPPRLAPPLKRQRLMQPARSQQPKQQKPQPVINNTSVPDLSQLKVYSNPDILICGNCREIYTDLGELLEHKRNYCKVRFTCKCHSINDALPKDSTTALLCVLCKDSFPSAWELMVHAQAAHMINIYELGSRSQNLRRTQSPLRSPNQAITETTPSHRDLQGNKTLDGDDRGDDDDLDGHELIPSPDSGKSTDNEGLQSPIKIATDINESDHEDCDELMDLENNTRAGIIHALSNNSSLECNIPESPRRSEDSMLPMTNGGSLTAQD, encoded by the exons ATGAAGATAAGCAAAGTGGGGAACCAGACGAATTCGCAAGATCCACAGGCGGTGAATTCGCGCGTGTTCGTTGGAAATCTTAACACTTTTCAATGCAGTAAGACCGACGTGGAGAGGATGTTTCAGCGTTACGGGCGACTTGCCG GAATATCGATGCACAAAGGCTATGCCTTCGTCCAATTCACAAACCCATTCGATGCACGGAGTGCGTGTCTCGGAGAAGATGGGCGGACGGTCCTCAGTCAAGTTTTGG ATGTTAACATGGTCGCGGAACCAAAGCCACATCAAACTGGAAGGAAACGACAGAACATGACGAAGACCGGAAACGATTG GGACTACTACTACGACAG TTATTACGCATCGACAGCGTTCCCACCGCGATTAGCACCGCCCTTAAAGAGACAACGGTTGATGCAACCGGCGAGATCGCAACAACCGAAACAGCAGAAACCGCAGCCCGTTATCAACAACACGAGTGTCCCTGATCTGAGCCAACTCAAAGTTTACA GCAATCCGGATATTCTGATTTGCGGCAACTGCAGAGAAATATACACGGACTTGGGCGAATTACTCGAACACAAAAGAAATTATTGCAAAGTTCGATTCACTTGTAAATGCCACTCGATCAACGATGCTTTACCAA AAGACTCGACGACAGCACTTTTGTGTGTACTCTGCAAGGATTCGTTTCCCTCCGCTTGGGAACTGATGGTCCATGCACAGGCTGCACATAtgataaatatatacgaaCTGGGAAGTCGATCGCAAAACCTCAGAAGGACACAGAGTCCACTCCGGAGCCCGAATCAGGCGATCACAGAAACAACGCCTTCCCATCGCGATTTGCAG GGGAACAAGACACTGGACGGTGACGATCGCGGAGACGACGACGATTTGGATGGCCACGAGCTTATACCATCTCCGGATAGTGGAAAATCAACCGACAACGAGGGGCTTCAGTCGCCAATAAAAATCGCCACCGATATCAACGAATCCGATCACGAAGACTGTGACGAATTGATGGATTTGGAAAATAATACTCGAGCTGGTATAATCCATGCCCTGAGCAAC aATTCTTCCTTGGAATGTAACATCCCGGAAAGTCCTCGAAGAAGCGAAGATTCGATGTTACCAATGACCAACGGTGGATCCCTGACCGCCCAAGATTAA
- the LOC122417071 gene encoding carboxypeptidase B — protein sequence MMRVSFILVAVLSARAFGDGEFLRPLHGMKGLSIRCDTEEKLALVHSYENHSDFDFLSATNVLGDEIKVLVAGNSFDEFKTVLDQHQISYSVFVENVTEEIHEEFSRNEIARHMALFTREHKSSRFFSYYPRFAEIERYLKDLAREYSSITTLEKIGSSYEGNAIWALKISSGGGGNKPAILIDAGIHAREWIAPTTALYAIHQLVLNKTNSALYEDIDWFIIPSLNPDGYEYCHTTYRMWRKTRSPNPGSSCWGTDANRNFGYKWMTTGASSNPCTEIYAGMKAFSENETISLREYVLANKKTIKAYLTLHSYGQYMLHPWGFTNELPENEPELRAVAYAAEKALSLVRGTRYTIGSSTNVLYAAAGGSDDWVMAVGGVPLSYTVELPRGGNLGFNPPQSSIEPVGMETFEAFKVFGKYVATKYGKQNL from the exons ATGATGCGCGTCAGCTTTATTCTCGTTGCCGTTCTTTCGGCACGCGCTTTCGGGGATGGAGAATTTCTCCGGCCGCTGCATgg GATGAAAGGATTGAGCATCAGGTGCGATACCGAAGAGAAATTAGCACTCGTTCACTCTTACGAGAATCATTCGGACTTCGATTTTTTGAGTGCCACCAATGTTCTCGGTGACGAAATCAAAGTCCTCGTTGCCGGAAATTCTTTCGACGAATTTAAAACTGTACTGGATCAGCATCAAATCAGTTACAGcgtttttgttgaaaatgtaacggaagaaattcatgaagaatTTTCTCGAAATGAAATCGCGAGGCACATGGCTCTGTTCACGAGGGAACACAAATCTTCACGCTTCTTTTCTTATTATCCTCGATTCGCTGAG atCGAAAGGTACTTGAAAGATCTGGCCAGAGAATACAGCAGCATTACGACCCTAGAAAAAATTGGTTCTTCGTACGAGGGAAATGCCATTTGGGCTCTGAAAATTTCGAGCGGCGGAGGAGGCAATAAGCCGGCGATCTTGATTGACGCTGGCATTCACGCCCGTGAATGGATCGCTCCTACTACAGCGTTGTACGCGATTCATCAGCTGGTTCTGAACAAAACGAACAGCGCATTGTACGAAGACATCGATTGGTTCATTATTCCGAGTCTCAATCCCGATGGCTACGAATATTGTCACACGACG TACCGGATGTGGCGCAAAACGCGTTCTCCAAATCCTGGTTCCTCGTGTTGGGGAACAGATGCAAACCGGAATTTCGGATACAAATGGATGA CTACTGGAGCTTCGTCCAATCCTTGCACTGAAATTTATGCGGGTATGAAAGCATTTTCGGAGAACGAAACTATCAGCCTGCGAGAGTACGTTTTGGCCAACAAAAAAACCATCAAGGCTTACCTCACTCTCCACTCTTACGGTCAG TACATGCTGCATCCGTGGGGATTCACCAACGAATTGCCGGAGAACGAACCGGAACTC CGCGCCGTGGCTTACGCCGCTGAAAAAGCTCTTTCATTGGTCCGAGGAACTCGTTACACCATTGGAAGTTCGACCAACGTATTGT ATGCCGCAGCTGGAGGTAGCGACGACTGGGTGATGGCGGTTGGCGGTGTACCGTTGAGCTACACAGTCGAATTACCGCGCGGAGGTAACTTAGGATTCAACCCTCCACAGAGTTCGATCGAGCCTGTCGGTATGGAGACGTTCGAGGCTTTCAAGGTTTTCGGAAAATACGTGGCCACCAAGTACGGGAAGCAAaatctttga
- the LOC122416810 gene encoding carboxypeptidase B-like yields MMRISFLFIGALLAFAVAEDDEFIRPLEGMKGLSVRCDTEEKLATVNSYVGYEDFDFLSLSKKLGDEIKVLVAATSFDEFTTVLTKNQINHTVFIQDVLKEIENDYTENEIARTRCFWVFGNYTSSVKDDWLTFYPSYADIEKQLVDLHKAYKNITTLTSIGTSYEGRMIYGLKISSRPAENGKPMILIDAGMHAREWITPVTAMNIINQLVKNDDNRGLYEKVDWFIIPVLNPDGYEFSRSKRGNRLWKKHVPVLLSRTVSELISTGTLITNGSVGASENPCHDSYAGSKPYSEPESLALSDFMITHNETIAGYFSLRASAKAGEQFILYPWGWTLDSIDEENYLRELAIKAVTKIYSVREKYYKVGSIATVLNPEAGGSVDFAGATSTFPLLTYAIYLPAEGSYGYNPPQSAFKPIGIEIFEAFKVFGNDVATYTINNDTGRKEKNFKRSLRE; encoded by the exons aTGATGCGCATCAGTTTTCTTTTCATTGGTGCCCTCTTGGCATTCGCTGTTGCGGAGGATGATGAATTTATTCGGCCGCTGGAAGG TATGAAAGGATTGAGCGTGAGATGCGATACCGAAGAAAAATTGGCGACCGTAAATTCGTACGTGGGCTATGAGGATTTTGATTTTCTGAGTCTCTCAAAGAAGCTCGGGGACGAGATCAAAGTGCTTGTTGCCGCAACTTCTTTCGATGAGTTTACAACTGTACTCACCAAAAATCAGATCAATCACACTGTTTTTATCCAAGATGTTTTGAAGGAAATCGAAAATGATTAtactgaaaatgaaattgctAGGACGCGCTGTTTCTGGGTATTTGGTAACTACACGTCGTCCGTGAAGGATGACTGGTTAACTTTTTATCCCTCCTACGCAGAT ATCGAAAAACAGTTGGTTGACTTACATAAAGCATACAAAAATATCACGACTCTGACAAGTATCGGTACTTCGTACGAAGGGAGAATGATTTACGGTTTGAAAATCTCGAGTCGCCCAGCCGAGAACGGGAAACCGATGATCCTGATAGACGCCGGTATGCACGCTCGTGAATGGATCACACCTGTTACTGCGATGAACATTATTAATCAATTGGTCAAAAACGATGACAACAGAGGCTTATACGAGAAAGTCGATTGGTTCATTATACCGGTCCTTAATCCAGATGGCTATGAATTCTCGCGCTCGAAG aGGGGAAACCGATTGTGGAAAAAACACGTTCCCGTACTCCTAAGCCGAACTGTTTCGGAGTTGATCTCAACCGGAACTTTGATTACCAATGGAT CCGTTGGTGCTTCGGAAAATCCTTGCCACGATAGTTATGCTGGTTCGAAACCCTATTCGGAACCCGAAAGTCTGGCTCTTAGTGATTTTATGATCACGCATAACGAAACGATCGCGGGTTATTTCAGTCTTCGCGCTAGCGCAAAAGCGGGCGAACAA TTCATTCTTTATCCTTGGGGATGGACGTTGGACTCGATAGACGAAGAAAACTATCTT CGTGAGCTTGCCATAAAGGCTGTAACGAAAATCTACAGCGTAAGGGAAAAATATTACAAGGTCGGAAGCATCGCCACAGTATTGA ATCCTGAAGCTGGTGGCAGCGTTGATTTCGCCGGGGCAACGTCTACCTTTCCATTGTTGACCTACGCGATCTATTTGCCGGCCGAAGGTAGCTACGGATACAATCCTCCACAAAGTGCTTTCAAGCCCATCGGCATCGAGATCTTTGAGGCATTCAAAGTCTTTGGAAATGATGTCGCCACTTATACGATAAACAACGACACtggacgaaaagaaaaaaactttaagaGATCTCTCCGAGAATAG